In one window of Oncorhynchus gorbuscha isolate QuinsamMale2020 ecotype Even-year linkage group LG23, OgorEven_v1.0, whole genome shotgun sequence DNA:
- the LOC124010697 gene encoding FERM and PDZ domain-containing protein 4-like: MGSSRDGRDYFSNHVSQSSSLEEVHRLDGVQQVPPAPRLVEMRRDPVLGFGFVAGSEKPVVVRSVTPGGPSEAKLNPGDEIIMINDEAVSSAPRERVIDLVRNCKESIMLTVVQPYPSPKSAFISAAKKAKLKSNPVKVRFAEEVIINGQVPNTVKDNSLLFMQKVLKVYLENGQTKSFRFDCSTSIKDVIMTLQEKLSIKCIEHFSLMLEQRTEGSGSKLLLLHEQEMLTRVTQRPGSDKMKCFFRISFVPKDPVDLLRRDAVAFEYLYVQSCNDVVLERFGSELKYDAALRLAALQMYVLTMTTRQLQKVSLKYIQKEWGLTLFIPPAVMTSMKEKNIKKALTHILKTNQNLVPPGKKLTALQAKVHYLKYLSELRLYGGRVFKSILLQGEKQTEVTLLVGPRYGISHVINAKTNLMALLADFSHVNRIEILTEDDINVRVELHVMDVRPITLIMESSDAMNLACLTAGYYRLLVDSRRSIFNMAHCNSIAEEMDQDNLLEWPYSTSLDNCEDPNAAGQDERYSSDMDFSNNGGRVNNISPYIPERQHHTLTLQQNERPSEGRRSPQPPPLPPARNKPQDSPRSAKVSFIFGDPPLNTVNPQNFGYERLMDESPEVPEHRPIAYLHSNVNNPGDFRAQVTVPFQFADGMPHVVYSNIGEELVEEPLLRDLCYADTTDDAEDEDDASCEEDSTGTGGGEGGGGGTTAASKATILTLSGSSDDIIDLTSLPPPEGGDDDDDDTDGVLHSLNLAIAAPPPGFRDSSDEESPESRPLATAGNNDMPVSLIDAVPTGSHGEGSGRERRLEDAVVTTLQALEALTVSEERPHPPRPQRPQPNSNPGVQMSRTFSPESSSDSGNETNSSEMTETMEQAAAHKLIHQNHRRLLIATSEGYQPLTEEKTNFPISPRVATQKKAHSPSQHQDGGPPSSTALPKQTLHPDDIELDPETTDSLTNLSSDFSKRPNSVVVGGKRLKKLADTNGKFNTFSTRDGHRGSQLDVERTSFCERLQRRPPLPLPENSISIMAENLAVNSLPKSHRRLPRPPPPHPERTEPEEEPGEAAVGATGAMGGQQEEYLGGAAGPFPSSPTKKPRDPPGGQGDAPGEQRQQVRQGVARLCEYHLAKRISSLQSEAHNSLQGSQCSSLDAGCSTGSSACGTPTDSPLCAPDGNHHPLSESSTSLRVFTYEDKAPHGTPGQIPVGRDLHPQADPTLLRKMLPNIHPPGSDTSIEGSLRSAKMKETTGSTARRSNLQNDLHAKTACVRGANLKEGNESYRQLINYLTVSQMHQGGRLHSAGLGGGVRKDTRRYITSNPQLIEMVRSKGNTIHRYPCMPPLVLVTLPQPESSEPQCSHLTGVEVRPSGTERRSSFSGLESELERGAIDPEVERFLSLRDNIHGGGGGGGMVHRPPSRARSLAQSSWGHHWERKQEITHQLSLSRPEPVPRLRPPPPPPPPPPPLPANMSTHNSTVPKQSTVTYGQNHIQSVTASLHHQYEPNMNSLQRGRDSSMNSLHLGREPSTNSLQRDREPSINSLYLGREPSINSLHLGRELSINSLHLGRELSTNSLQRDREPSTNILHLGREPSINSLQRGRELRRSTSNVTAGSGSVEVLFDKGRTKCQQGPVDPKLQRRPTRKRLSKSYSQGSVASTCWSAGGRDSRRASVMFPLQKDAKHMKGSQKMDSSSPWRCNGPFSYCFFKRKSQAEEDEVEGGEMGERGESSRRCHGREMEEAASIYGLATDAAGDQLYSEVLTNMSFSDRLSRINTLKDRMYIFPVGFSDVRRDASELIALVRSSVGRGDRSGQVPQITADLSQYKQLLSIESKELGRACRRMAQAHGSPEEMLLAITCSFQVLCCLSEACMCLVRGLRASAAQQQREVVAKVDELVMNYICLLRAAEAASIGVPSDHNVNALVRHSSTMSAIANALTRSLKTLLSK; this comes from the exons GAGGTCCCTCGGAGGCAAAGCTGAACCCAGGAGATGAGATCATCATGATCAACGACGAGGCAGTCAGCTCAGCGCCCAGGGAACGAGTCATCGACCTCGTCAG AAACTGTAAGGAGTCCATTATGTTGACTGTTGTCCAGCCGTACCCT TCGCCCAAATCAGCGTTCATCAGTGCAGCCAAAAAAGCCAAGCTCAAGTCCAATCCGGTCAAAGTGCGCTTCGCAGAAGAGGTCATCATTAACGGTCAAGTTCCG AACACAGTGAAGGACAACTCCCTCCTCTTCATGCAGAAGGTTCTGAAGGTGTACCTGGAGAACGGGCAGACCAAGTCGTTTCGGTTCGACTGCAGCACATCCATCAAG GATGTTATCATGACCCTACAAGAGAAGCTGTCCATCAAGTGCATTGAACACTTCTCCCTGATGCTGGAGCAGCGGACGGAGGGATCGGGCAGCAAGCTGCTACTCTTGCATGAGCAGGAGATGCTAACTCGG GTGACACAGAGGCCGGGGTCCGATAAGATGAAATGTTTCTTCAGAATCAGCTTCGTCCCCAAGGACCCGGTGGATCTGCTCAGACGGGATGCCGTGGCATTTGAATACCTCTACGTTCAG AGCTGTAACGATGTGGTTCTGGAGCGCTTTGGCTCAGAGCTGAAGTACGACGCCGCGCTACGATTGGCCGCTCTGCAGATGTACGTCCTCACTATGACGACCAGACAGCTGCAGAAGGTCTCACTCAAATACATCCA GAAGGAGTGGGGTCTGACACTTTTCATCCCACCAGCAGTGATGACCAGCATGAAGGAGAAGAACATCAAGAAAGCACTGACGCACATCCTCAAAACCAATCAGAACCTAGTGCCTCCGGGAAAAAAG TTGACTGCATTGCAGGCTAAAGTGCACTACTTGAAGTATCTCAGTGAGCTGAGGTTGTATGGAGGGAGAGTGTTCAAATCCATACTTTTG CAAGGGGAGAAGCAGACAGAGGTGACCTTGCTAGTGGGGCCCAGGTACGGCATCAGTCACGTGATCAACGCCAAGACCAACCTGATGGCCCTGCTGGCAGACTTCAGCCACGTGAACCGCATCGAGATCCTCACAGAGGATGATATCAACGTCCGCGTGGAGCTACACGTCATGGATGTCAGG CCCATCACGTTGATAATGGAGTCTAGTGATGCTATGAACCTGGCGTGTCTGACAGCAGGTTACTATCGACTCCTAGTGGACTCTAGGAGATCTATCTTCAACATGGCCCACTGCAACAGCATCGCTGAAGAAATGG ATCAGGACAATCTTCTGGAGTGGCCGTACAGCACTTCATTAGACAACTGTGAGGACCCCAATGCTGCCGGCCAGGACGAGCGTTACAGCAGTGACATGGACTTCTCTAACAATGGAGGGAGAGTGAACAacatctctccctacatccccGAGCGCCAACACCATACCCTAACCCTGCAGCAGAACGAGAGGCCGTCGGAGGGGCGGAGGAGTCCCCAGCCCCCACCTCTCCCCCCTGCCAGAAACAAACCCCAAGACTCCCCCCGGAGCGCCAAGGTCTCCTTCATCTTCGGAGACCCCCCTTTGAACACTGTTAACCCCCAGAACTTTGGCTACGAGCGCCTGATGGATGAGAGTCCCGAGGTGCCCGAGCACAGGCCCATAGCCTACTTGCACAGCAACGTCAACAACCCGGGGGACTTTAGGGCCCAGGTGACCGTGCCCTTCCAATTCGCCGACGGCATGCCGCATGTGGTCTACAGCAACATCGGCGAGGAGCTGGTGGAGGAACCGCTGCTAAGGGACCTTTGTTATGCAGACACCACGGACGACGCCGAGGATGAGGACGACGCCAGCTGTGAGGAAGACTCTACcgggacgggagggggggagggtggagggggcggcACGACGGCGGCGAGCAAAGCCACGATCCTCACCCTCTCGGGCTCCAGCGATGACATCATCGACCTGACCTCACTTCCTCCCCCCGAGGGGggcgatgatgacgatgatgatacCGACGGTGTCCTCCATTCGCTAAATCTCGCCATTGCCGCCCCGCCCCCGGGGTTCAGAGACAGTTCTGATGAGGAGAGTCCCGAGAGTCGCCCTTTGGCCACTGCCGGCAACAATGACATGCCCGTGTCTCTGATCGACGCTGTCCCCACGGGGTCGCATGGTGAGGGGAGCGGCAGGGAAAGGAGGCTGGAGGATGCCGTGGTAACAACCCTGCAGGCACTGGAAGCCCTGACCGTGTCCGAGGAGAGGCCACACCCACCACGCCCACAGCGACCACAGCCCAACAGTAACCCAG GTGTGCAAATGTCTCGAACTTTCAGTCCTGAGTCTTCCTCTGACTCAGGCAATGAGACCAACTCCTCAGAGATGACCGAGACCATGGAGCAGGCCGCCGCCCACAAACTCATCCACCAGAACCACAGGCGCCTCCTTATCGCCACCTCCGAAGGCTACCAGCCTCTGACGGAGGAAAAGACAAACTTCCCCATCTCGCCCAGAGTGGCCACCCAAAAGAAAGCCCACAGCCCCTCCCAACATCAAGACGGCGGGCCGCCGTCGTCCACCGCGCTCCCTAAACAGACCCTCCATCCAGATGACATAGAGCTGGATCCAGAAACCACTGATTCTCTGACTAACCTCTCCTCCGACTTCAGCAAGCGACCCAACTCCGTGGTTGTTGGAGGGAAACGGCTAAAAAAGTTGGCCGACACCAACGGGAAGTTCAACACGTTCAGTACCAGAGACGGCCACAGGGGGAGCCAGCTGGATGTGGAGCGTACCTCGTTCTGCGAGAGGCTGCAGAGAAGGCCACCTCTTCCTCTACCAGAGAATTCCATCTCCATCATGGCGGAGAACCTGGCGGTGAACAGCCTGCCAAAGAGTCACCGCAGGCTGCCgcgcccccctcccccacaccctgAACGGACAGAGCCTGAGGAAGAACCGGGGGAGGCTGCAGTGGGGGCCACTGGGGCTATGGGCGGCCAGCAGGAAGAGTACCTGGGGGGAGCGGCAggtcccttcccctcctcccctaccaAGAAGCCCCGGGACCCCCCCGGTGGACAGGGAGATGCCCCAGGGGAGCAGCGGCAGCAAGTGAGGCAAGGGGTTGCCCGGCTGTGTGAGTACCACCTAGCCAAACGGATCTCGTCCCTTCAGAGCGAGGCTCACAACTCCCTGCAGGGCTCCCAGTGCTCATCACTGGACGCGGGCTGCAGCACGGGGAGCAGTGCCTGTGGCACCCCAACGGATTCGCCCCTCTGTGCCCCCGACGGCAACCACCACCCGCTCTCTGAATCTTCCACGTCCCTCAGGGTTTTCACCTATGAGGACAAGGCTCCCCATGGCACCCCGGGCCAGATCCCTGTGGGCAGGGACCTCCACCCCCAAGCAGACCCCACACTCCTGCGGAAGATGCTGCCCAACATACACCCTCCTGGGTCAGACACCAGCATAGAGGGTTCCCTCCGGTCGGCCAAGATGAAAGAAACCACAGGTAGTACAGCTAGAAGGAGTAACCTTCAAAATGATCTGCATGCCAAGACAGCCTGTGTAAGGGGTGCTAACCTCAAGGAGGGGAACGAGTCCTATAGGCAGCTCATTAACTACCTGACAGTGAGCCAGATGCACCAGGGAGGCAGGTTGCATAGTGCAGGCCTGGGAGGGGGAGTCAGGAAGGACACTAGGAGATATATTACCAGTAATCCCCAACTGATAGAGATGGTTAGGAGTAAAGGGAACACCATTCACCGCTATCCCTGCATGCCCCCCCTCGTCCTCGTCACCCTTCCTCAGCCCGAGTCTAGTGAACCCCAATGCAGTCACCTCACGGG TGTTGAAGTAAGGCCAAGTGGCACAGAGAGGAGGAGCTCCTTTTCGGGCCTCGAGAGTGAGTTAGAGAGGGGCGCCATCGACCCTGAGGTCGAGCGGTTCCTGTCCCTGAGGGACAACATCcatggagggggtgggggtgggggcatGGTCCACAGGCCCCCCTCCAGGGCGCGGAGT CTCGCACAGAGCAGCTGGGGACATCACTGGGAGCGGAAGCAGGAGATCACCCATCAGCTTTCACTAAGCAGGCCCGAGCCTGTGCCACGGCTCcggccccctcctcctccaccacctcctccacctcccctaccAGCCAACATGAGCACCCACAACTCCACTGTGCCAAAGCAGTCCACCGTCACATACGGACAAAACCACATCCAGTCAGTCACAGCCAGCCTCCACCACCAGTACGAGCCCAATATGAACAGCCTCCAGAGGGGCAGGGACTCCAGTATGAACAGCCTCCACTTGGGCAGGGAACCCAGCACCAACAGCCTGCAGCGGGACCGGGAGCCCAGCATCAACAGCCTCTACCTGGGCAGGGAGCCCAGCATAAACAGCCTCCACCTGGGCAGAGAGCTCAGCATAAACAGCCTCCACCTGGGCAGAGAGCTCAGCACCAACAGCCTGCAGCGGGACAGGGAGCCCAGCACCAACATCCTCCACCTGGGCAGGGAGCCCAGCATAAATAGCCTGCAGCGGGGCAGAGAGCTCAGACGGAGCACCAGTAATGTAACGGCGGGCTCCGGGAGTGTGGAGGTGCTCTTCGACAAAGGCAGAACCAAGTGCCAGCAAGGACCAGTTGACCCCAAACTACAGAGGAGACCCACGAGGAAAAGGCTGTCGAAGAGCTACTCGCAGGGCTCAGTAGCGTCCACGTGCTGGTCGGCTGGGGGCAGAGACAGCCGGAGGGCCTCAGTGATGTTTCCCCTGCAGAAGGACGCCAAGCACATGAAGGGCTCGCAGAAGATGGATTCGAGCAGCCCCTGGAGGTGCAACGGTCCCTTCAGCTACTGCTTCTTCAAGAGGAAGAGTCAGGCAGAGGAGGATGAGGTAGAGGGGGGTGAGATGGGCGAGAGGGGCGAGAGTTCCAGGCGCTGCCATGGCAGGGAAATGGAGGAAGCAGCGTCTATCTACGGCCTGGCCACGGACGCAGCAGGCGACCAGCTCTACAGCGAGGTCCTAACCAACATGAGCTTCAGCGACCGGCTGTCGCGCATCAACACGCTCAAAGACCGCATGTACATCTTCCCCGTTGGCTTCTCGGATGTACGCCGCGACGCCAGCGAGCTCATCGCCCTAGTGCGCTCAAGCGTAGGCAGGGGGGACCGCAGCGGCCAGGTGCCACAGATCACAGCCGACCTGTCCCAATACAAGCAGCTGCTGTCCATCGAGTCTAAAGAGCTGGGGCGGGCATGTCGCAGGATGGCCCAGGCCCACGGCAGCCCAGAGGAGATGCTGCTGGCCATCACCTGCAGTTTCCAGGTGCTGTGCTGCCTGTCTGAGGCCTGCATGTGCCTGGTGAGGGGCCTGAGGGCATCAGCTGCCCAACAGCAGAGGGAGGTGGTGGCCAAGGTGGACGAGCTGGTCATGAACTACATCTGCCTGCTGCGCGCAGCCGAGGCAGCGTCCATCGGAGTGCCCAGCGACCACAACGTCAATGCCCTGGTCCGCCACTCCAGCACCATGTCAGCCATCGCCAACGCACTCACCCGCTCCCTCAAAACGCTGCTTAGCAAGTAG
- the LOC124011210 gene encoding ribose-phosphate pyrophosphokinase 2 — protein MPNIVLFSGSSHQDLSQKVADRLGLELGKVITKKFSNQETCVEIGESVRGEDVYIVQSGCGEINDNLMELLIMINACKIASSSRVTAVIPCFPYARQDKKDKSRAPISAKLVANMLSVAGADHIITMDLHASQIQGFFDIAVDNLYAEPAVLQWIRENIPEWKNSCIVSPDAGGAKRVTSIADRLNVEFALIHKERKKANEVDRMVLVGDVKDRVAILVDDMADTCGTICKAAEKLIDAGAIKVYAILTHGIFSGPAIARINDAPFEAVVVTNTIPQEEKMKSCPKIQIIDIAMILAEAIRRTHNGESVSYLFSHVPL, from the exons ATGCCGAACATCGTGCTTTTCAGCGGAAGCTCCCACCAAGACCTGTCACAAAAAGTGGCTGATCGCCTCGGACTGGAATTGGGGAAAGTGATAACGAAGAAATTCTCCAACCAAGAAACATG CGTGGAGATCGGGGAGAGCGTGCGCGGCGAGGACGTCTACATTGTGCAGAGCGGCTGCGGCGAGATCAACGACAACCTGATGGAGCTGCTGATCATGATCAACGCGTGCAAGATCGCCTCGTCGTCCCGCGTCACCGCCGTCATCCCCTGCTTCCCCTACGCCCGGCAGGATAAAAAAGACAAG AGTCGtgctcccatctcagccaagctGGTGGCCAACATGCTGTCTGTAGCCGGCGCCGACCACATCATCACAATGGACCTCCACGCCTCGCAGATCCAG GGATTCTTCGACATCGCCGTGGACAACCTGTATGCAGAGCCCGCGGTCCTCCAGTGGATCCGGGAGAACATTCCAGAGTGGAAGAACAGCTGCATTGTGTCCCCTGACGCTGGAGGAGCCAAACG AGTGACCTCCATCGCTGACCGTCTGAATGTGGAGTTTGCCCTCATCcacaaggagaggaagaaggccaaCGAGGTGGACCGCATGGTCCTGGTCGGAGACGTGAAGGACCGCGTGGCCATCCTGGTCGACGACATGGCCGACACCTGCGGTACCATCTGCAAAGCTGCTGAgaa aTTGATTGATGCCGGTGCGATCAAGGTCTATGCTATCCTCACGCACGGCATATTTTCCGGTCCGGCCATCGCGCGCATCAACGATGCTCCCTTCGAGGCCGTGGTGGTCACCAACACCATACCccaggaggagaagatgaagtCATGCCCAAAGATACAG ATCATAGATATAGCCATGATCCTGGCCGAGGCGATCAGGAGAACCCACAACGGTGAGTCGGTGTCCTACCTCTTCAGCCACGTTCCCTTGTAA